The sequence TACTCTCTAGTGATGCTGGCAGTAGCCATAAGATTCCACTCCCAGTTGACATTCTTGACAATATTTCCAATGTGGGTTTAGTATGGTGTAACTCTATGAAATGTCTAAGATCTGATACTTAACCCACTATTTACTTCTCAAACATTCTTTTTTGAGGGGAAATATGATTATTAACCCATGTGACTATTTTAGTAGAGAAGTGGACAGAAGGAACGGCACAAGAGAAGAAACCAGAATgtgtaaaaggaccagaaaagatACCTGTAGTTCCTCAAGAACCTGAACGGATGGAAAAATCTACGGACACAGAGGAAGACAATATAATGGCACCACTCTTCAGCCACAAAACCACTCAGTTCCCATCTGTTTATCCTGCAAACATAGAGTATGAGGAGCCGGCCGAAGCGGTTAGTGGCTTGAAATCAGCCACGCCCAAGACCGCCAGCCCGTCCTCATCGCCGCCTCCAGCAGCTGTCTCTCCAGAGCTTGCCTATGTTCCAGCTGACCCAGCTCAGTTTGCAGCTCAGATGTTAGGTAACGTTTCATCTATTCATTCTAATCAATCTGACGTTTTAATGGTGGATGTAGCAACAAGTATGCCTGCCATGTCCAACGAGGTGCTGTACTCAGAGGCTGCTGAAGATGGCGTGGTGGCCCCTCCTGCGCTGCACGCTGCAGAGGTGGCATCAGAGCAGGGTCTGAGGCAAACATCTATCCATGTAGATTCAGGTTCTAAAGGCTTTGAGGCTGAACCATCAACGTTCCCCTTGCAGGATGAACAAGAACCTCCTGCTAATGCTCCAGTTCCCGAGGTCCCTTTGCAGTCTGACACGCAGGTCACATCAGCCGTATCATCTGTCTATACAGAGGAGCCTGTGGTTGGAGGAGCTGAGTATGTGGAGCAAGTGTCAGAACCAGTAGCCGTCCCTCGCATATCATCAGTCTATAATGATGAGCCCGTGGTTGAAGGAGTCACTTACGTTGAGCAAATGCCAGAACAAGTAGCTGCCCCTCTTACTGATTACTTTGCTCGTCTTAAAGGAAATGAGCAGTCACCACAAGTTAGTCCCAGACCCGTAGTAGACCAGAAAGCCTCAGTCCTGTCTCAGAAATCTGAGGGTTCTGCAAAAGGTTCACAAGAGAATGTGACATATGATTCCTCAGTGCATGTGGAGGCAGAAGCGACAATTATACTATCTGGCACCTCTCTGAAAGGTCAGCCTGAACAAATCCTGGAAGTAGACAGCTCTGCCAAAACAGTAAGCTCTGAAAAGTCTCTGCAGCTAGAAGTGGAGATCATTGCACAGGTCCCTAGCAAAACTGGGCAGGAGTCAAGGGCAAGCTCTGCGACTCAGGAGATGGAGGCCTACTCTGTGTCCTCGGGGCTGGCTGCACAGGCAGCACCCTCGGGCACTTCTGTAAAGGCAGCCCGTGGCTCCTTCCCTCCTGTTCCAGAAGGTCTTGCGGAACCGGAAGGGGAAGCAGCACCTGACGAGGTTTGATGGACTCAGGTAAGAAAATTAAATGCTTACAAAATAAAGAATTACATTTCAGGTGACAACTGTGTTTCATGCGACCATATATAAACAGGTTCCCTGCAGGCTGGCCTAGGGTCTTTATCTTCAGTAGTTTTTGAAAATGTCAAGCCTATTTAAAAACTTGTTGTATTTGAGAGTTTACACGCACCGGTGATTTAAAAGTGAAACCACAGATGTCTGTTGTTAGCTACTAGCAATCTGAATACTCTTTTGCAGAACTCTGATTGTGGAGTGTTGGTTTCAATATTTTCACTTGTGGATGTGAAGTCAAACTACAGCAATGCATTTATGTAGGCTGTGACATTTAAAGGGTGAAAGAAATGGTGGTGTGTTCAACTCTGCTTTCGCACGGAGTCAGAAGAGTTCTGCAATAAGGTTTGGGGAGCGGGGTCAAGCACTCATTTCCTGGGAGCCCCCCCACCTCCGAAGCTGACAGAGCAGCACCACAGCTGGATGGAGAGACGAGGTTATACTAAAGTTCTGCCACACACGGCCGCAAGGAGGTAGCTGCAACAGAAACACAGGCAGCATCTGAGGAACAGTGAAGGAAGTTCAGGTGACTGGCTTCCCTTTCTCATCCCCTTGCTTAGTGCCTAAGTGAAGCTGCTTTCTTGGCTGCTGGACTTTATCGCCAGTGTTTTATGTGACACAGATCTGCTCTGACCTCCATCTCTTAGCTGTTTATGGTATTTGACCTACCCGTGCTCCTACCTCACTTAAACAAGCTCAAGGGGTAGATGGGGCAGATGGGCCGTGCGCCAACCAACCTCCTCCATTCCTTTTGCAGAAACTCTTCCAACTTGGACTCTTACTAGAACCAAAATGAAGTACTATTCAAGCAGGTAATTAGAGATCAAATTCTGTCTGGCAGTGTGGCAGGGATTCTGTACAGCTGAAAAGGCAGAGGGCAGCGTTGGAAGTATAGTCTGTGGGACTGGCATACTTGTGGCTCAAGCAGCACTTTCATACTAGGTGACTGTTCCCAAGTACTTATCCTTTTCATGCATTAGAAATAGTTAACAACAAAGACTGAATTGTTAAACTGTAGAAACTGAGGACTTGGCTTGTGAATATTTTTGATGACCTAAAGAAACTCAGTTGAAATTATTGAGAATACATCAGGTTAATCAGGAATAGACTGTCTAGTCAGTGCTTGAAAGGTGGACTCAACACATCTGAAAAGTAGAAACATCAGGAAGTTTTTCTCCATATTCTCATCTTCTAGGACTCAGTCTCTAAGACAGTACTTGGTATAAGTAGGTGGATGGTCctttcagatctctctctctctctctctcaaaagaacaCCTGTGGGATCTTAAAAGAACACCTGTGGGACCAAGCAAGCTTTTCCTTGCCACTTAGAATCTGTGATTTCTAACTCTGTCTGAAAAGGGCTTTCCATGGGATTCTGAGTGGTGTGAATTAGTGGAGGATTAACAGTGCCTGTGAAGGACTAGAGACAATTTGATTATGTGGTCAGAAGACGGCACCTTGTTCTAACTCCTTTAGTTGGGGAGCGGAGGGggagaaagcaaaaaagaaatcaTCGTGCAGATGCATtaacctttttgtttttctcagtgGTTTAGCACTCTtcaattcttgtttttttttttttttttgtaaaatcaaATGTCTGTCGCTTCTCTGTCTCCTGAGGACCCTACAGAAGCCATGTCTAAGGTCTAAGTACCTGTAAACAGCTATTTAGAATGAGATTGCTACCTCAGCCACAACTCTATTGCCTCTGCCGCATACTatcacaacccagttttccccttTCAACTGTAGAGAATCTCGTTGCTTACACATTACCAAACACAATTTAACCCTCTCTATAGCATGCTTTATCGCACATATTACTACAGCTATGTTTTATGTAAAATTTATGTAAAATTTTTTTACAAAGACATTTCTGTGCATAGCGCCTGATACAGAGACCAACCCTTTAATa is a genomic window of Erinaceus europaeus chromosome 15, mEriEur2.1, whole genome shotgun sequence containing:
- the CABYR gene encoding calcium-binding tyrosine phosphorylation-regulated protein isoform X1 — translated: MISSKPRLVVPYGLKTLLEGVSRAVLKINPPNITQFAAIYFKELIMFREGNNCLDIKDLVKQFHQIKIEKWTEGTAQEKKPECVKGPEKIPVVPQEPERMEKSTDTEEDNIMAPLFSHKTTQFPSVYPANIEYEEPAEAVSGLKSATPKTASPSSSPPPAAVSPELAYVPADPAQFAAQMLGNVSSIHSNQSDVLMVDVATSMPAMSNEVLYSEAAEDGVVAPPALHAAEVASEQGLRQTSIHVDSGSKGFEAEPSTFPLQDEQEPPANAPVPEVPLQSDTQVTSAVSSVYTEEPVVGGAEYVEQVSEPVAVPRISSVYNDEPVVEGVTYVEQMPEQVAAPLTDYFARLKGNEQSPQVSPRPVVDQKASVLSQKSEGSAKGSQENVTYDSSVHVEAEATIILSGTSLKGQPEQILEVDSSAKTVSSEKSLQLEVEIIAQVPSKTGQESRASSATQEMEAYSVSSGLAAQAAPSGTSVKAARGSFPPVPEGLAEPEGEAAPDEV